A region of Silurus meridionalis isolate SWU-2019-XX chromosome 17, ASM1480568v1, whole genome shotgun sequence DNA encodes the following proteins:
- the itgb4 gene encoding LOW QUALITY PROTEIN: integrin beta-4 (The sequence of the model RefSeq protein was modified relative to this genomic sequence to represent the inferred CDS: inserted 6 bases in 4 codons) has translation MVSVPIAVQRVKQPAALRVCRPDLAAYCSDEVFGFDRCDLLENLNSSSCAKIVSVHSSRSMVQNIGINKNMKHSQVAPQQMRMTLLPGEEHELEIEVFEPARGPLDLYILMDFSNSMSDDLDNLKRMGDELAQLVGTLSDDYTIGFGKFVDKVTEPQTDMRPSKLKEPWANSDPPFSFKHVINLTSDISNFRHNLQGERISGNLDAPEGGFDAILQAAVCQSQIGWRKHSTHLLVFSTESAFHYEADGINVLAGILQRNDEACHLDSNGLYTHATRQDYPSVPTLVRLLVQNNIIPIFAITNHSLSYYEKLLHYFPIAELGVLTDDSSNILNIIKNAFDSIRSKISIQAENKPRAIGAQILSASGVASDYGNFRIQPGEIGKFKVRLNAKTSVSDKPVCSLNTNDREGMIRVKPTTFSSALHIQTSVLCETCECELTPTRKAQRCNGNGDLVCGTCRCYDKWLGPYCNCSSQVSSDSGGCVAPGTSKPCNERGDCLCGTCLCYNPNQYDGQFCQYDRSQCGRSGGFLCNDRGRCFMGKCVCDSGWTGNACECPLSNATCLDNKGGLCNGHGXCKCGRCECEYSGLVLGTTCEPNFQAQLGXCESRRSCVQCQAWNTGELKGDKCKSCPFTIXKVDELKDRDKVIETCEYRDEEDDCTYYYTVNYPPNPTDKEHEVEVLKKKECPPGGFLWLIPLIMFLMLLLGLLLLCCWKYCACCKACLARFCACCPCCAMGRMVGFKEDHYMLRQSLLSSDHLDTPMVRTGPPKSTDVVRWKVKDNVHRGPNHPQNQTQPNPKEIIDFPLTLRLLRQFSEELSHPEARNTETLKQQVEENLNNVYRQIPGAQRVQKTRFRTQRNAGKRQNNTIVDTVLSAPRSSFHDILTLTDKQVQAGNFSEMKVVPGFYTVATDREAMGAVELQXGVESVDVRVPLFIKDEDDDKKQLLVEAVDVPVGIATIGKRHVNITVIKEHAKSILTFLQPSYTFSRQDGVANIPISRDIIEDGRTQVTYCTRDLTAKDKKDYLSVDGDLMYQAGETQKMVPVKLLELGEGDSLIDKQPKQFVMDLSNPRQGAKLGKYPRTTINIADKPDPSVIMFKNSTQTFNISDALYTVPVIRTQGLENPSTVTWRTISSRFNLSGPLKFAPGEMEKNIVIDTRTQQVPSKPENFQLELYDPSSNSLVRDRKTTQVNIIDPKGDFFITSGTNPIKASSPTGRILPPANIETVATGPKKIRLNWNPQSGAKGYKVKYWIYGDPEADAQVVDVKSTHAELTNLYPFCDYEMRVCSYNAQGDGDYSDIVQCQTLEDVPSEPGRLAFNVIGPTVTQLSWAEPAEPNGVITDYEVVYTPINEDSKPTGPDKKVKIDNPKKRMLLIENLQPSQTYRYKVRASNKVGWGPYRDATINLATQPHRPMSIPIIPDIPIVDAEAGDDYDSFLMYSNEVLRSPTASSRPSVSEFSEGKRWKHVKLVGSDLDLRTVSWKLPADVIPTRSTGTLEKDDLLATAHSQSPHPTGLCKNPLHGVRFENSVQGGHYQNLLQDQIMNGKWDQGFLFPGGGSGSLSRNISTTNTYITSKGDSVPRKHDIHTEDVILRKRSENRNYYDSDGIRDSIVMSDLTGGFSDILSGSSFSQTTTTSYSLNSRVHNRSDDINEALQNLDRVLQDTRLQRGVPETPSRLVFSALGPTALKVSWQEPHCEKPISGYCVLYQLLSGGEMKRMDITNPAQNSVVVQDLLPNQSYLFKVKAESQEGWGPEREGVITIESAVDPKSPLSPVPGSSFTLSTPSAPGPLVFTALSPETLQLSWDKPRKPNGEILGYVVTCEQLHGGGDQRSFQLSGNSATSLTVSDLTENVPYKFKVQAQTTQGFGPEREGIITIESQDGSMGQYGGQSVMRREVFNLPSQSSTHTTHTMFTEPFTTPEGIMMSSRQVTQQMSGSVTRQVEMVQRGVTSTVTRKQYYEA, from the exons ATGGTATCAGTG CCAATCGCTGTGCAGCGAGTAAAGCAACCAGCTGCTCTGCGTGTCTGCAGACCGGATTTGGCTGCATACTGCTCTGATGAG GTGTTTGGGTTTGATCGTTGTGACCTGCTGGAGAACCTGAACTCTAGCAGCTGTGCTAAGATCGTATCAGTTCACAGCTCCAGGTCCATGGTGCAG AACATTGGGATTAATAAGAACATGAAACACTCCCAAGTGGCTCCTCAGCAGATGAGGATGACATTATTACCTGGTGAGGAGCACGAGCTGGAGATTGAGGTGTTTGAGCCGGCTCGTGGTCCACTCGACCTTTACATCCTTATGGACTTCTCCAACTCCATGTCTGATGATCTGGATAACCTTAAGAGGATGGGGGATGAGCTAG ctcAGTTAGTTGGGACTCTCTCTGATGATTACACAATTGGATTCGGAAAATTTGTTGATAAAGTTACTGAACCACAGACAGACATGAGACCATCAAA gttAAAGGAGCCATGGGCGAACAGTGACCCGCCGTTCTCCTTTAAGCATGTCATCAATCTTACCAGTGACATCAGCAACTTCAGACATAATCTGCAGGGAGAGAGAATATCTGGCAATCTGGATGCTCCTGAGGGGGGATTCGACGCCATCCTGCAGGCCGCTGTGTGTCAG TCTCAGATCGGGTGGAGGAAGCACAGCACCCATCTCCTGGTCTTCTCCACCGAATCTGCATTTCATTATGAAGCCGACGGAATAAACGTGTTGGCAGGAATTTTGCAGCGGAATGATGAGGCGTGTCACCTGGACAGTAACGGTCTGTACACTCATGCCACGCGGCAGGATTATCCTTCCGTCCCCACACTGGTGCGGCTCCTCGTCCAGAACAACATCATCCCCATCTTCGCCATCACCAACCACTCGCTTTCATACTACGAG AAACTGCTTCATTATTTCCCCATCGCTGAACTAGGAGTTCTGACAGATGATTCCTCCAACATCCTCAACATTATTAAGAACGCCTTCGAC AGTATCCGTTCAAAAATTAGCATCCAGGCTGAGAACAAACCAAGAGCCATCGGTGCTCAGATCCTTTCAGCATCTGGAGTGGCATCGGATTACGGAAACTTCCGCATCCAACCGGGAGAAATT ggtAAATTTAAAGTGCGCCTGAACGCTAAGACGAGTGTGAGTGACAAACCTGTGTGCAGCCTCAACACTAACGACCGTGAGGGCATGATCAGGGTCAAACCCACCACGTTTAGCTCTGCTCTTCATATCCAAACTTCTGTTCTCTGTGAAACCTGCGAATGTGAACTG ACTCCGACTCGGAAAGCACAGAGGTGTAACGGTAATGGAGACCTGGTGTGTGGAACCTGCCGCTGTTACGATAAATG gttggGGCCGTACTGTAACTGCTCGTCTCAGGTGTCCTCAGACTCAGGTGGGTGTGTTGCCCCGGGGACGAGCAAGCCGTGTAACGAGAGAGGAGACTGTCTGTGTGGGACGTGTCTCTGCTACAACCCAAATCAGTACGATGGGCAGTTCTGTCAGTACGACAGATCACAGTGCGGCAGATCAGGAGGATTCCTATGTAACg atcGAGGCAGGTGTTTTatgggaaagtgtgtgtgtgatagtggaTGGACAGGAAACGCATGTGAGTGTCCTCTCAGTAATGCAACCTGCCTGGACAATAAAggg ggtttGTGTAATGGTcatgg gtgtaaatgtggacGTTGTGAGTGTGAATACTCTGGATTAGTGCTGGGAACAACATGTGAACCAAATTTCCAg GCACAACTGGG ATGTGAGAGCAGAAGGAGTTGTGTACAGTGTCAAGCCTGGAACACCGGAGAGCTAAAAGGAGACAAGTGCAAGAGCTGTCCATTTACTA AAAAAGTGGATGAACTGAAGGACA gagATAAAGTGATAGAGACATGTGAGTATcgtgatgaagaagatgattgTACGTATTACTACACAGTGAACTATCCTCCTAATCCTACTGATAAAGAACATGAGGTGGAAGTGCTCAAGaaaaa agaatgtcCTCCTGGAGGTTTTCTCTGGTTGATTCCTCTCATCATGTTCCTGATGCTGTTGTTGGGTCTCCTGCTGCTGTGTTGCTGGAAATACTGTGCATGCtgcaag gcgTGTTTGGCCAGGTTTTGTGCCTGCTGTCCGTGTTGTGCGATGG GTCGAATGGTGGGATTTAAAGAAGATCACTACATGCTGCGTCAGTCGTTGCTGAGCTCAGATCACCTGGACACACCCATGGTCCGGACCGGGCCGCCCAAGAGCACAGACGTGGTGCGCTGGAAAGTGAAAGATAACGTCCACCGTGGACCGAACCATCCTCAGAACCAGACCCAACCCAATCCTAAAGAAATCA TTGATTTCCCTCTGACACTGCGGCTCCTCAGACAGTTTTCTGAAGAACTTTCACACCCAGAAGCTCGTAACACTGAAACTCTCAAACAGCAAGTGGAGGAAAAT CTAAATAACGTATACAGACAAATTCCTGGAGCTCAGCGAGTGCAGAAAACTCGATTCAG GACGCAGAGAAATGCAGGGAAGAG GCAGAACAACACCATCGTGGACACGGTTCTCTCGGCTCCACGCTCCAGCTTCCACGACATCCTGACTCTGACAGATAAACAGGTGCAGGCTGGAAATTTCAGTGAGATGAAGGTGGTACCTGGATTCTACACCGTCGCTACAGACAGAG aggcGATGGGGGCGGTGGAGCTGC GAGGTGTGGAGTCTGTGGATGTTCGGGTTCCACTCTTTATtaaagatgaggatgatgataagAAACAGTTGCTGGTGGAAGCCGTCGACGTTCCTGTAGGAATCGCAACCATCGGAAAACGTCACGTCAATATCACAGTGATTAAAGAACACG cTAAGAGCATTCTGACGTTCCTCCAGCCCTCGTACACATTCTCCCGTCAGGACGGCGTCGCTAACATCCCAATTAGCCGTGACATCATCGAAGATGGTCGCACTCAGGTCACTTACTGCACCCGTGACCTCACCGCTAAGGACAAGAAG GACTACCTCTCAGTGGATGGAGATCTGATGTACCAGGCTGGAGAAACTCAGAAGATGGTCCCAGTGAAGCTGTTGGAGCTCGGGGAGGGAGATTCCCTGATCGATAAACAGCCCAAACAGTTTGTGATGGATCTGAGCAACCCACGCCAGGGTGCTAAACTCGGCAAATACCCACGAACCACCATCAACATCGCCGACAAGCCAG ATCCAAGCGTGATCATGTTCAAAAACAGCACTCAGACCTTCAACATATCGGACGCGCTCTACACCGTTCCTGTGATCCGCACTCAAGGTCTGGAAAACCCTTCCACCGTTACCTGGCGCACAATTTCCTCCCGCTTCAACCTGTCCGGCCCACTCAAGTTCGCTCcaggagagatggagaagaacaTCGTGATTGACACTCGCACACAGCAGGTTCCCTCCAAACCAGAAAACTTCCAGCTGGAGCTGTACGACCCGAGTTCTAACAGCCTGGTCCGAGACCGGAAGACCACACAGGTCAACATCATTGATCCTAAAG GAGATTTCTTTATAACGTCTGGAACTAATCCTATTAAAGCCTCATCTCCTACTGGGCGAATCCTTCCTCCGGCCAACATAGAAACTGTTGCTACAGGCCCTAAAAAGATCCGCCTTAACTGGAACCCTCAGTCTGGAGCCAAGGGCTAtaag GTGAAGTACTGGATTTATGGAGACCCTGAAGCTGATGCTCAGGTGGTGGATGTTAAAAGCACTCATGCTGAATTGACAAATCTTTACCCGTTCTGCGATTACGAGATGCGTGTGTGTTCATATAACGCTCAGGGAGACGGAGACTACAGTGACATTGTACAGTGCCAGACTCTTGAGGATG TCCCAAGTGAACCAGGCCGTCTGGCTTTTAATGTCATTGGCCCGACTGTCACTCAGCTGAGCTGGGCAGAACCAGCAGAACCCAATGGTGTGATCACAGATTATGAAGTTGTCTACACCCCCATCAATGAGGACAGCA AACCCACTGGACCTGATAAGAAGGTGAAGATCGACAACCCAAAGAAACGCATGCTGCTTATTGAGAACCTACAGCCTTCCCAGACGTACCGGTACAAAGTGCGTGCTAGCAACAAGGTGGGATGGGGGCCATACAGAGACGCCACcatcaatctggcaacccagccACACAGACCCATGTCCA TTCCCATTATTCCTGACATTCCGATCGTGGATGCAGAGGCCGGTGACGATTACGACAGCTTTCTcatgtacagtaatgaagttCTTCGTTCACCCACCGCCAGCAGCAGACCTAGCGTGTCTGAGTTCTCTGAAG GCAAGCGGTGGAAGCACGTTAAGCTTGTTGGATCAGACCTGGATCTCCGTACTGTCTCCTGGAAACTGCCTGCTGATGTCATCCCCACACGAAGCACAGGCACTTTGGAAAAAGATGATCTTCTGGCCACTGCTCATTCCCAGTCCCCTCATCCAACCGGCCTTTGCAAGAACCCTCTACATGGTGTCCGTTTTGAGAATTCTGTTCAAGGTGGCCATTACCAGAACCTTCTACAAG ACCAGATCATGAATGGAAAATGGGATCAAGGGTTTTTGTTCCCAGGTGGTGGAAGTGGTTCCCTGTCACGTAACATCAGCACCACAAATACTTACATAACCAGCAAAG GAGATTCTGTGCCTCGCAAACATGACATCCATACCGAGGACGTGATCTTGAGAAAACGTTCGGAAAACAGGAATTATTATGACAGTGATGGAATCAGAGACTCCATTGTGATGAGTGACTTGACTGGTGGATTCTCTGACATTCTGA GCGGCTCTAGCTTCAGCCAGACTACAACTACCAGCTACAGCCTGAACTCCCGTGTTCACAATCGCTCAGATGACATCAACGAAGCTCTGCAGAACCTGGACAGGGTTCTCCAGG atACTCGGCTGCAGCGTGGTGTCCCGGAAACCCCGAGCAGGCTGGTGTTTTCAGCTCTGGGCCCTACAGCACTGAAGGTCAGCTGGCAGGAGCCCCACTGCGAAAAGCCCATATCAGGATACTGTGTTCTCTACCAGCTCCTCAGTGGAG GAGAAATGAAGCGCATGGACATCACTAACCCTGCGCAGAACTCTGTGGTAGTTCAGGACCTTCTGCCCAACCAGTCGTACCTGTTCAAGGTGAAGGCTGAGAGTCAGGAGGGTTGGGGTCCGGAGCGAGAGGGAGTCATCACCATCGAGTCTGCAGTGGACCCCAAGAGCCCTCTTAGCCCCGtgccag GTTCTTCATTTACTCTAAGCACACCGAGTGCTCCAGGTCCCCTGGTGTTCACCGCACTGAGCCCCGAGACTCTGCAGCTCAGCTGGGACAAACCACGGAAACCCAATGGCGAGATCCTGGGCTACGTGGTCACCTGTGAACAGCTGCATGGTGGAG GAGATCAGCGCTCGTTCCAGCTGAGTGGGAACTCGGCTACGTCCCTGACCGTCTCTGATCTGACTGAAAATGTCCCGTATAAATTTAAAGTTCAGGCTCAGACCACACAGGGCTTCGGGCCGGAGAGAGAGGGAATCATCACCATCGAGTCTCAGGATG GTTCTATGGGTCAGTACGGTGGTCAGTCTGTGATGAGGAGAGAAGTGTTTAATTTACCATCACAGAGCTcaacacatacaacacacaccatgTTCACGGAACCCTTCACCACCCCAG AAGGTATTATGATGTCGAGCAGACAGGTCACACAGCAGATGAGTGGCAGTGTTACGCGTCAGGTGGAGATGGTGCAGAGAGGAGTGACATCCACCGTCACCAGGAAACAATATTACGAAGCCTGA